In Erinaceus europaeus chromosome 10, mEriEur2.1, whole genome shotgun sequence, one DNA window encodes the following:
- the BARHL1 gene encoding barH-like 1 homeobox protein, with protein sequence MEGSNGFGIDSILSHQASSPALPKGDPLLGDCRSPLELSPRSESSSDCSSPASPGRDSLETGAPRPGGASGPGLDSHLQPGQLSAPAQSRTVTSSFLIRDILADCKPLAACAPYSSSSQPAAPESGCRLATKAAEDFRDKLDKSGSNASSDSEYKVKEEGDREISSSRDSPPVRLKKPRKARTAFTDHQLAQLERSFERQKYLSVQDRMELAASLNLTDTQVKTWYQNRRTKWKRQTAVGLELLAEAGNYSALQRMFPSPYFYPQSLVSNLDPGAALYLYRGPSAPPPALQRPLVPRILIHGLQGASEPPPPLPPLAGVLPRAAQPR encoded by the exons ATGGAAGGCTCCAATGGCTTTGGGATCGACTCCATTCTCTCCCACCAAGCGAGCAGCCCCGCCCTTCCCAAGGGGGACCCCTTGCTTGGGGACTGCCGTTCGCCCCTGGAGCTGAGTCCACGTTCAGAAAGCAGCAGCGACTGCTCTTCACCGGCCTCACCAGGAAGGGACTCTCTGGAGACTGGAGCCCCGAGGCCTGGCGGGGCATCAGGCCCAGGTTTGGACTCCCACCTACAGCCTGGGCAACTCTCGGCCCCAGCTCAGTCTCGCACGGTGACCTCCTCCTTTCTGATCAGGGACATCCTTGCTGACTGCAAACCACTGGCAGCCTGCGCACCCTACTCTAGCAGCAGTCAGCCAGCGGCACCTGAGTCGGGCTGCCGGCTTGCAACCAAGGCCGCCGAGGACTTTAGAGACAAGCTGGACAAAAGTGGCAGCAATGCCTCATCAGACTCTGAGTATAAAG TGAAGGAGGAGGGTGACCGCGAAATCTCCAGCTCGCGGGACAGTCCCCCAGTGCGCCTGAAAAAACCACGCAAGGCACGGACGGCCTTTACCGACCATCAGCTGGCGCAGCTGGAGCGCAGCTTCGAGCGGCAGAAGTACCTGAGCGTGCAGGACCGTATGGAGCTCGCCGCCTCGCTCAACCTCACGGACACCCAGGTCAAGACCTGGTACCAGAACCGCAG GACTAAATGGAAGAGACAGACGGCCGTCGGGCTGGAGCTGCTGGCGGAGGCAGGCAATTACTCGGCGCTCCAGAGGATGTTCCCGTCGCCTTATTTCTACCCGCAGAGTCTGGTTTCCAACCTGGATCCCGGCGCCGCGCTGTACCTGTACCGGGGGCCCAGCGCGCCGCCGCCCGCCCTGCAGAGACCTCTGGTGCCCCGCATCCTCATCCACGGACTCCAGGGCGCCAGCGAGCCGCCCCCGCCGCTGCCCCCGCTGGCCGGCGTCCTCCCGCGCGCCGCGCAGCCTCGGTGA